A single bacterium DNA region contains:
- the holA gene encoding DNA polymerase III subunit delta gives MPKIDITALDRELKQGKRRPVYFIVGEEGYLAHAALASIKEALGAGDGGAAEVVSFTAQEASPEDVIGALRTVPMLGARPVVVIRGGEALAKERKAAISDALAEYLSKPLDCATLIVVAEKMDGRTRLMQLAEKSGAIVECRRLYDDKVPAWINMQVKRNGRQISMEAAKFLAEMVGNDLGQISGAIDRIVLYIGDRKAVDLKDVEAAVADTHQRDVFDLTDAVGERRLSRALSYLHNLIQNGQPPPLILHMLARHFRMLSKAREISGRTSDRTEMAKYIGVNPFYLQGYLDQSQNFSRSELRGSFAVLHRCDREIKSSRMPKERVIERAIVALVEKKDAAR, from the coding sequence ATGCCTAAGATCGATATCACAGCGTTGGATCGGGAACTCAAACAGGGGAAGCGGAGACCCGTCTACTTCATAGTGGGCGAGGAGGGCTATCTCGCCCATGCTGCGCTTGCCTCGATCAAGGAGGCGTTGGGCGCGGGCGATGGCGGCGCGGCCGAGGTGGTGAGCTTCACGGCTCAGGAGGCCAGCCCCGAGGATGTGATAGGCGCGCTCCGCACCGTACCCATGCTGGGCGCGAGGCCTGTGGTCGTGATCCGCGGCGGCGAGGCGCTTGCCAAGGAGCGCAAGGCGGCGATCTCAGACGCCCTTGCCGAATATCTCTCTAAGCCGCTGGACTGCGCCACGTTGATCGTGGTCGCGGAGAAGATGGACGGCCGCACCAGGCTCATGCAGCTTGCGGAGAAGAGCGGGGCGATCGTCGAGTGCCGCAGGCTATACGACGACAAGGTCCCGGCGTGGATCAACATGCAGGTCAAAAGAAACGGCAGGCAGATCTCCATGGAAGCGGCGAAGTTTCTGGCCGAGATGGTCGGCAACGACCTGGGACAGATTTCCGGCGCGATCGACAGGATAGTCCTCTACATCGGGGATCGGAAGGCCGTCGACCTCAAGGATGTGGAAGCGGCCGTGGCGGACACCCACCAGAGGGACGTATTCGACCTGACGGACGCGGTGGGTGAGAGGCGGCTCTCGCGCGCACTCTCCTATCTACACAATCTCATCCAGAACGGCCAGCCGCCGCCGCTGATCCTGCATATGCTGGCAAGGCACTTCCGGATGCTCTCAAAGGCGCGCGAGATCTCGGGACGCACGAGCGACAGGACGGAGATGGCGAAGTACATCGGGGTGAATCCGTTCTACCTCCAGGGCTATCTCGATCAGTCGCAGAACTTCTCGCGGAGCGAGCTCAGGGGGAGCTTCGCCGTGCTCCACAGGTGCGACAGGGAGATAAAGTCGAGCCGCATGCCGAAGGAGAGGGTGATAGAGAGGGCGATCGTGGCGCTGGTCGAAAAAAAAGACGCTGCCCGCTGA